One Longimicrobiales bacterium DNA segment encodes these proteins:
- the secA gene encoding preprotein translocase subunit SecA, translating to MLKTALKTFVGSRHTREAKKLQPLIEEINSIYEGLASLSDDQLKAKTDEFRGYITERTTAVKSQINELKEEKRHSEDPSERERLSLELGGLEDKLLGEIEESLEDILPEAFAVVKDTCRRLVGTEVTVTGQTLTWDMIPYDVQLIGGISLHRGKVTEMATGEGKTLVATMPLYLNALTGSGAHLVTVNTYLAQRDAEWMGAVFGFLGLTVAVIDKFDPGSPERQAAYAADITYGTNNEFGFDYLRDNMVHQLAQKVQREYSYAIIDEIDSILIDEARTPLIISGPVGRDTSTPFKQFNPLVAALCKKQQRLTSGLVSEAEKHLEAGEEFEAGEKLLAVKRGAPRQRQLTKMFADDPSLQTLVNKVEGDYMREKRLHEVDEMLFFAMDEKGHNVHLSDRGLDEMSPNDPDAFTVPDLSAEMGEIEVSETLSLDDKRARIEELEAEYAGKSQKIHVIHQLLKAYTLFHKDERYIIGEDGQVVIVDEFTGRQMAGRRWSDGLHQAVEAKEGVEIQGETQTLATITIQNYFRMYDKLSGMTGTAETEEGEFHQIYALDVIVIPTNRPITREDRNDLIFRTKREKYVAIMDEVERLQRLDLPVLVGTTNVDVSETLSRMLKRRGIKHQVLNAKHHKSESEIVRDAGQPGAVTVATNMAGRGTDIKLGSSVTEARSVEWLNERSIDVDDVLPVDPVRAEKLKLKNDEDVLEYGGLQIIGSERHDSRRIDRQLRGRSGRQGDPGASQFYLSLEDDLMRLFGSERIAGVMDKMGAEEGDVITHGLVTKSIERAQMRVETNNFEARKRLLDYDDVMNQQREVIYDLRLFALEGGEDLKGEIWEMIEQAARDAIDEYAPLEQSSEQWDLAGLRRRLIIDLFIVVGELPEENDAEHEHERYEIETWVLDGLRNSFHNKIESLGEHSEQVMSFIMLSVIDEKWKDHLYDLDHLKASIGFRGWGQKDPLVEYKKEAYDMFVDLMTDLRKTLASYFFRAQFGAPQQQRKAPQRLKYSGSTDGGGASESPARQGASSQANVDGLGMSARASNGDVAGPGLTGLVTNSGKERSRTPVSAEDEPGRNDPCPCGSGKKFKKCHGRG from the coding sequence ATGCTAAAAACCGCACTTAAAACCTTCGTCGGCTCTCGCCACACGCGTGAGGCCAAGAAGCTTCAGCCCCTGATCGAGGAGATCAACTCGATCTACGAAGGACTCGCTTCCCTCTCCGACGATCAGCTCAAGGCGAAGACGGATGAGTTCCGCGGCTATATCACGGAGCGAACCACGGCCGTCAAGTCGCAGATCAATGAGTTGAAGGAGGAGAAGCGACACTCCGAGGACCCCTCTGAGCGCGAGCGGTTATCCCTTGAACTTGGCGGACTCGAGGATAAGCTGCTCGGCGAGATCGAAGAGTCGCTGGAGGATATCCTTCCGGAAGCGTTCGCGGTTGTAAAGGACACCTGTCGACGACTGGTGGGCACGGAGGTCACGGTCACAGGGCAGACGTTGACCTGGGACATGATTCCATATGATGTGCAGCTGATCGGTGGGATCTCGCTACACCGCGGGAAGGTTACGGAGATGGCGACGGGTGAAGGAAAGACACTCGTTGCTACGATGCCGCTCTACTTGAATGCGCTGACGGGCAGTGGCGCACATCTGGTCACGGTAAACACCTACCTTGCCCAACGAGATGCCGAGTGGATGGGTGCCGTGTTCGGCTTTCTGGGACTCACCGTCGCCGTGATCGACAAGTTTGATCCAGGTTCGCCGGAGCGCCAAGCGGCCTACGCAGCTGACATTACATATGGCACGAACAACGAGTTCGGGTTCGACTATTTGCGGGATAACATGGTGCATCAGCTCGCGCAGAAGGTTCAGCGTGAGTATTCGTACGCGATCATCGACGAGATCGACTCGATTCTGATCGATGAGGCGCGCACCCCTCTTATTATCTCCGGTCCGGTTGGGCGCGATACCTCGACACCGTTCAAGCAGTTCAATCCACTTGTAGCCGCGCTTTGCAAAAAGCAGCAGCGGCTGACCAGCGGGCTCGTAAGTGAGGCCGAGAAACATCTTGAGGCTGGGGAGGAGTTCGAGGCGGGGGAGAAGTTGCTGGCCGTTAAGCGCGGCGCTCCGCGGCAGCGACAGCTGACGAAGATGTTCGCGGACGATCCGTCTCTTCAGACCCTCGTGAACAAGGTCGAGGGCGACTACATGCGGGAGAAGCGCCTGCATGAGGTCGATGAGATGCTTTTCTTTGCGATGGACGAGAAGGGCCACAACGTCCACCTGTCCGACCGTGGTCTCGACGAGATGTCCCCGAACGATCCCGATGCGTTCACCGTCCCGGATCTTTCAGCAGAGATGGGCGAAATCGAAGTCTCCGAGACGCTCTCGCTAGACGACAAGCGCGCCCGTATTGAAGAGCTGGAAGCGGAGTACGCTGGCAAGAGCCAGAAAATCCACGTTATCCACCAGCTGCTCAAAGCGTACACGCTGTTCCACAAGGACGAGCGATACATCATCGGTGAAGATGGACAGGTCGTCATCGTCGACGAGTTCACTGGGCGACAGATGGCAGGTCGGCGTTGGAGCGATGGCCTGCACCAGGCGGTGGAAGCGAAGGAAGGCGTGGAGATCCAGGGCGAAACGCAGACGCTCGCGACGATCACCATCCAGAATTACTTCCGGATGTACGACAAGCTGTCCGGCATGACCGGAACTGCTGAGACGGAGGAGGGCGAGTTTCATCAGATCTACGCTCTGGATGTGATCGTGATTCCGACCAATCGGCCGATTACGAGAGAAGATCGGAACGACCTCATCTTCCGAACCAAGCGTGAGAAGTACGTCGCGATTATGGACGAGGTGGAGCGGCTTCAGCGCCTAGATCTGCCGGTCTTGGTAGGAACCACGAATGTTGATGTGTCTGAGACCCTCTCGCGCATGCTCAAGCGCCGAGGCATTAAGCACCAAGTCCTGAACGCCAAGCACCATAAGTCGGAATCGGAAATCGTACGGGACGCCGGCCAGCCGGGGGCGGTGACAGTCGCCACGAACATGGCCGGACGAGGCACGGATATTAAGCTCGGCTCCAGCGTCACTGAGGCTCGCTCCGTCGAGTGGCTCAATGAGCGAAGCATCGATGTCGATGACGTGCTGCCGGTCGACCCAGTTCGTGCTGAGAAACTCAAGTTGAAGAACGACGAGGACGTCCTCGAGTATGGCGGCCTTCAGATCATCGGGTCAGAGCGCCACGATTCTCGTCGTATCGATCGGCAGCTTCGAGGTCGGTCCGGTCGACAGGGTGACCCAGGCGCGTCGCAGTTCTATCTGTCGCTAGAAGACGACCTCATGCGTCTGTTCGGTTCGGAGCGCATCGCGGGCGTTATGGACAAGATGGGTGCCGAGGAAGGTGACGTGATCACGCACGGTCTCGTTACGAAGTCTATCGAGCGCGCCCAGATGCGGGTCGAAACTAACAACTTCGAGGCCCGTAAACGCCTCCTGGATTATGACGACGTCATGAACCAGCAGCGCGAGGTCATCTATGACCTACGGCTTTTCGCTCTGGAGGGTGGGGAAGACCTGAAGGGTGAAATCTGGGAGATGATCGAGCAGGCTGCCCGAGACGCGATTGATGAGTACGCGCCTCTCGAGCAGTCGTCCGAGCAGTGGGATCTCGCCGGACTGCGCCGCCGACTGATTATCGACTTGTTCATCGTCGTTGGTGAGTTGCCAGAAGAGAACGATGCCGAGCATGAGCATGAGCGCTACGAGATCGAAACCTGGGTACTCGATGGCCTAAGGAACTCCTTCCACAACAAGATTGAGTCACTCGGTGAGCACTCCGAGCAGGTCATGAGTTTCATTATGCTCAGTGTGATCGACGAGAAGTGGAAGGATCATTTGTATGATCTAGATCACCTGAAGGCATCGATCGGCTTCAGGGGTTGGGGACAGAAGGATCCGTTGGTCGAGTACAAGAAGGAGGCCTATGACATGTTTGTGGACCTCATGACGGATCTACGGAAGACGTTGGCTAGCTACTTCTTCCGTGCACAGTTTGGCGCGCCGCAGCAGCAGAGAAAGGCGCCCCAGCGGTTGAAGTATTCGG